The following proteins are encoded in a genomic region of Burkholderia pyrrocinia:
- the mrdA gene encoding penicillin-binding protein 2 has product MTEFNDTQQQLSKFRLRVAAAGVFVFVCFGLLASRFFYLQLMQHGKYALQAEENRISVAPIVPNRGIITDRNGVILAKNYSAYTLEITPSKLDDTLDNTIDKLSEIIPIDARDRRRFKKLQEDSKNFESLPIRTRLTDAEVARFTAQRFRFPGVDVRARLFRQYPLGTTAAHVIGYIGRISKRDQDRIDAISDDNDSDQENYDPRRDANNYKGTDYIGKIGVEQSYETELHGLTGFEEVEVTAGGRPVRTLSRTQATPGNNLVLSLDIGLQQVAEQAFAGKRGALVAIEPKTGDVLAFVSSPSFDPNSFVDGIDQQTWDELNTSTDKPLLNRPLHGTYPPGSTYKPFMALAGLTLGKRSPGWGFQDPGYFTFGGHTFRNDVRSGQGWVDMNKAIMVSNDTYFYMLARDLGVNAIANFMKPFGFGQITGIDIQGEARGILPSTDWKKKAFKKAAQQKWFDGETISLGIGQGYNSFTILQLAHATATLANNGIVMKPHLVKEVEDPISRGRHLTVPKESEVIPLKQSDIDVVKRGMENVIENPSGTAYKVFRGAQYLAAGKTGTAQVFSLQGANYKGHLLAEHLRDHALFIAYAPADHPKIAVALVVENGGWGAQAAGPIARRVLDFYLVDRQNPTNEAAAVAAAASATEPVNAPVIGDANRPAAVAAGFTTLPQPVVPSAASAADAASAASAPDASGAAGAAGASAAAPMAASLPPIRRPHRPRRPASDAQPLVATPRDDNHRATAPAKAADAGTAH; this is encoded by the coding sequence ATGACCGAATTCAACGACACCCAACAGCAGCTCTCGAAGTTCCGCCTGCGCGTCGCGGCGGCGGGCGTGTTCGTGTTCGTCTGCTTCGGGCTGCTCGCGAGCCGCTTCTTCTACCTGCAATTGATGCAGCACGGCAAATACGCGCTGCAGGCCGAGGAAAACCGCATCTCGGTCGCGCCGATCGTGCCGAACCGCGGAATCATCACCGACCGCAACGGCGTGATCCTCGCGAAGAACTATTCCGCGTACACGCTCGAGATCACACCATCGAAGCTGGACGACACGCTCGACAACACGATCGACAAGCTGTCGGAGATCATCCCGATCGACGCACGCGACCGCCGCCGCTTCAAGAAGCTGCAGGAAGACTCGAAGAACTTCGAGAGCCTGCCGATCCGCACGCGGCTCACCGATGCGGAAGTCGCGCGCTTCACCGCGCAGCGCTTCCGCTTCCCCGGCGTCGACGTGCGCGCGCGGCTGTTCCGGCAGTACCCGCTCGGCACGACGGCTGCGCACGTGATCGGCTACATCGGCCGGATCTCGAAGCGCGACCAGGATCGTATCGACGCGATAAGCGACGACAACGATAGCGACCAGGAAAACTACGATCCGCGCCGCGACGCGAACAACTACAAGGGCACCGACTACATCGGCAAGATCGGCGTCGAGCAGAGCTACGAGACCGAACTGCACGGGCTGACGGGCTTCGAGGAGGTCGAGGTGACGGCCGGCGGCAGGCCCGTGCGCACGCTGTCGCGCACGCAGGCGACGCCCGGCAACAACCTCGTGCTGTCGCTCGACATCGGGCTGCAGCAGGTCGCCGAGCAGGCGTTCGCCGGCAAGCGCGGCGCGCTCGTCGCGATCGAGCCGAAAACGGGCGACGTGCTCGCGTTCGTGTCGTCACCGAGCTTCGACCCGAATTCGTTCGTGGACGGCATCGACCAGCAGACCTGGGACGAGTTGAACACCTCGACCGACAAGCCGCTCCTGAACCGCCCGCTGCACGGCACCTACCCGCCCGGCTCGACATACAAGCCGTTCATGGCGCTCGCGGGCCTGACGCTCGGCAAGCGCTCGCCGGGCTGGGGTTTCCAGGATCCCGGCTACTTCACGTTCGGCGGCCACACGTTCCGCAACGACGTGCGCTCGGGCCAGGGATGGGTCGACATGAACAAGGCGATCATGGTGTCGAACGACACCTACTTCTACATGCTCGCGCGCGACCTCGGTGTGAACGCGATCGCGAACTTCATGAAGCCGTTCGGCTTCGGCCAGATCACCGGGATCGACATCCAGGGCGAGGCGCGCGGGATCCTGCCGTCGACCGACTGGAAGAAGAAGGCATTCAAGAAGGCCGCGCAGCAGAAGTGGTTCGACGGCGAGACGATCAGCCTCGGGATCGGCCAGGGCTACAACTCGTTCACGATCCTGCAGCTCGCGCACGCGACCGCGACGCTCGCGAACAACGGCATCGTGATGAAGCCTCACCTCGTGAAGGAAGTCGAGGATCCGATCTCGCGCGGGCGCCACCTGACCGTGCCGAAGGAAAGCGAAGTGATCCCGCTCAAGCAGTCCGACATCGACGTCGTGAAGCGCGGGATGGAGAACGTGATCGAGAACCCGTCCGGCACCGCGTACAAGGTGTTCCGCGGCGCGCAGTACCTCGCCGCCGGCAAGACCGGTACCGCGCAGGTGTTCTCGCTGCAGGGCGCCAACTACAAGGGCCACCTGCTCGCCGAGCACCTGCGCGACCACGCACTGTTCATCGCGTACGCGCCAGCCGACCATCCGAAGATCGCCGTGGCGCTGGTCGTCGAGAACGGCGGCTGGGGCGCGCAGGCCGCCGGCCCGATCGCGCGCCGCGTGCTCGACTTCTACCTCGTCGACCGCCAGAACCCGACCAACGAGGCCGCGGCCGTGGCCGCCGCGGCGTCGGCGACCGAACCCGTCAACGCGCCGGTGATCGGCGACGCGAACAGGCCCGCCGCCGTCGCGGCCGGCTTCACTACGCTGCCGCAGCCCGTCGTGCCGTCCGCGGCCAGCGCGGCGGATGCGGCATCGGCCGCATCGGCGCCCGATGCGTCGGGGGCGGCCGGTGCGGCCGGCGCCAGCGCCGCGGCGCCGATGGCCGCGAGCCTGCCGCCGATCCGGCGCCCGCACCGGCCGCGCCGGCCCGCCAGCGACGCGCAGCCGCTCGTCGCCACGCCGCGGGACGACAACCACCGTGCGACGGCTCCCGCGAAAGCGGCGGACGCCGGCACCGCTCATTAA
- the gatC gene encoding Asp-tRNA(Asn)/Glu-tRNA(Gln) amidotransferase subunit GatC gives MALTLTDVKRIAHLARLEMADADAEHMLGQLNEFFGLVEQMQAVDTAGIAPLAHPIEQIQEVAQRLRDDAVTEVVNRDDNQRPAPAVQDGLYLVPKVIE, from the coding sequence ATGGCCCTGACCCTGACCGATGTGAAACGCATCGCGCATCTGGCGCGACTCGAAATGGCCGACGCCGACGCCGAGCATATGCTCGGCCAGCTCAATGAATTCTTCGGCCTCGTCGAGCAGATGCAGGCGGTCGACACCGCCGGCATCGCGCCGCTCGCCCACCCGATCGAACAGATCCAGGAAGTCGCGCAGCGCCTGCGCGACGACGCCGTGACGGAAGTCGTCAATCGCGACGACAACCAGCGTCCGGCGCCGGCCGTCCAGGACGGCCTCTATCTCGTGCCGAAGGTGATCGAGTAA
- the rodA gene encoding rod shape-determining protein RodA — MQFDKRAWLDKIKQMFAGFDRPLALIVFLLLCVGIVTLYSAAIDMPGRVEDQLRNILLTFVLMWVIANIPPTTLMRFAVPLYTFGVALLVAVALFGMTKKGAKRWLNVGVVIQPSEILKIATPLMLAWYYQRREGGLRWYDFLAAFGILLVPVGLIAKQPDLGTGLLVFAAGFFVIYLAGLSFKLIVPVLVAGVIAVGSIAVFEQRICQPDVQWPLMHDYQKHRVCTLLDPTSDPLGKGFHTIQAVIAIGSGGVLGKGYLKGTQAHLEFIPEKHTDFIFAVFSEEWGLVGGLVLLTLYMALIARGLYIAAQGATLFGRLLAGSLTLAFFVYAFVNIGMVSGVLPVVGVPLPFMSYGGTALTTLGIAIGMIMSVGRQRRLMKS; from the coding sequence ATGCAATTCGACAAGCGCGCCTGGCTCGACAAGATCAAGCAGATGTTCGCGGGCTTCGACCGCCCGCTCGCCCTCATCGTGTTCCTGCTGCTGTGTGTCGGCATCGTCACGCTGTACAGCGCGGCGATCGACATGCCGGGCCGCGTCGAGGACCAGTTGCGCAACATCCTGCTGACGTTCGTGCTGATGTGGGTGATCGCCAACATCCCGCCGACCACGCTGATGCGTTTCGCGGTCCCGCTCTACACGTTCGGGGTCGCGTTGCTGGTCGCGGTCGCGCTGTTCGGGATGACCAAGAAGGGCGCGAAGCGCTGGCTGAACGTCGGCGTCGTGATCCAGCCGTCCGAGATCCTCAAGATCGCGACGCCGCTGATGCTCGCGTGGTATTACCAGCGCCGCGAAGGCGGGTTGCGCTGGTACGACTTCCTCGCCGCATTCGGGATCCTGCTGGTGCCGGTCGGACTGATCGCGAAGCAGCCCGACCTCGGCACGGGCCTGCTCGTGTTCGCGGCCGGCTTCTTCGTGATCTATCTCGCGGGCCTGTCGTTCAAGCTGATCGTGCCGGTGCTCGTCGCCGGCGTGATCGCGGTCGGTTCGATCGCCGTGTTCGAGCAGCGCATCTGCCAGCCCGACGTGCAGTGGCCGTTGATGCACGACTACCAGAAGCACCGCGTGTGCACGCTGCTCGACCCGACCTCCGACCCGCTCGGCAAGGGCTTCCACACGATCCAGGCCGTGATTGCGATCGGCTCGGGCGGCGTGCTCGGCAAGGGCTACCTGAAAGGCACGCAGGCGCACCTCGAATTCATTCCGGAGAAGCACACCGACTTCATCTTCGCGGTGTTCTCGGAGGAATGGGGGCTCGTTGGCGGGCTCGTGCTGCTGACGCTGTACATGGCGCTGATCGCGCGCGGGCTCTACATCGCCGCGCAGGGCGCGACGCTGTTCGGCCGCCTGCTCGCGGGCTCGCTCACGCTCGCGTTCTTCGTCTATGCGTTCGTCAACATCGGGATGGTGAGCGGCGTACTGCCGGTCGTCGGCGTGCCGCTGCCGTTCATGAGTTACGGCGGCACCGCGCTCACGACGCTCGGCATCGCGATCGGGATGATCATGAGCGTCGGGCGCCAGCGGCGGCTGATGAAGAGCTGA
- the mreD gene encoding rod shape-determining protein MreD encodes MNRPQYILQPVNPYFIVFSLAAAFLLNLMPWGRLPGVPDFVALVLLFWNIHQPRKVGMGVAFALGILMDVHDAGLLGEHALAYTLLSYGAITIHRRVLWMPIGVQVLYVTPLLVVAQLVPFVIRLVMGAAFPGWRYLVDGFVEAALWPIASHLLLMPQRRPVDPDDTRPI; translated from the coding sequence ATGAACCGCCCGCAATACATCCTGCAGCCGGTCAATCCGTACTTCATCGTCTTCAGCCTCGCCGCCGCGTTCCTGCTGAACCTGATGCCGTGGGGCCGCCTGCCCGGCGTGCCCGACTTCGTCGCGCTCGTGCTGCTGTTCTGGAATATCCACCAGCCGCGCAAGGTCGGGATGGGCGTCGCGTTCGCGCTCGGCATCCTGATGGACGTGCATGACGCGGGGCTGCTCGGCGAGCATGCGCTCGCCTATACGCTGCTGTCGTACGGCGCGATCACGATCCACCGCCGCGTGCTGTGGATGCCGATCGGCGTGCAGGTGCTGTATGTCACGCCGCTGCTGGTCGTCGCGCAGCTCGTGCCGTTCGTGATCCGTCTCGTGATGGGCGCCGCGTTCCCGGGCTGGCGCTACCTGGTCGACGGCTTCGTCGAAGCCGCGCTGTGGCCGATCGCGAGCCACCTGCTGCTGATGCCGCAACGCCGCCCGGTCGATCCGGACGATACGCGCCCGATCTGA
- a CDS encoding polyphosphate kinase 2 family protein yields MAKQPSLDDFRVPYSTRDKEAAAFKLDVFDPGAKPFSSGSKEADRERLSAVSTELDVQQERLHTQQKKRVLLVLQGMDTSGKDGTVRAVFREVDPLGLRVVSFKAPTPIEAAHDFLWRVHAQVPAAGELAIFNRSHYEDVLVPRVLGAIDSKECERRYRQIRDFETMLFENGTTIIKCFLHISKDEQRERLQARIDDPAKHWKFDIADLDARKHWDAYQSAYRDALAATSAEHAPWYVIPADSKTHRNVMIAELLLRTMTDMKLEFPPPKPELEGVKIR; encoded by the coding sequence ATGGCGAAACAACCGTCGCTCGACGATTTCCGCGTGCCGTACAGCACGCGCGACAAGGAAGCCGCCGCATTCAAGCTCGATGTGTTCGACCCGGGCGCGAAGCCGTTCTCGTCGGGTTCGAAGGAAGCCGACCGCGAGCGGCTGTCGGCCGTGTCGACCGAACTCGACGTGCAGCAGGAGCGCCTGCACACGCAGCAGAAGAAGCGCGTGCTGCTCGTGCTGCAGGGGATGGATACCAGCGGCAAGGACGGCACCGTGCGCGCGGTGTTCCGCGAGGTCGATCCGCTCGGCCTGCGCGTCGTGTCGTTCAAGGCGCCGACGCCGATCGAGGCCGCGCACGATTTCCTGTGGCGCGTGCATGCGCAGGTGCCGGCCGCGGGCGAGCTCGCGATCTTCAACCGCAGCCACTATGAAGACGTGCTCGTGCCGCGCGTGCTCGGCGCGATCGACAGCAAGGAATGCGAGCGCCGCTACCGGCAGATCCGCGATTTCGAGACGATGCTGTTCGAGAACGGCACGACGATCATCAAGTGCTTCCTGCACATCTCGAAGGACGAGCAGCGCGAGCGGCTGCAGGCGCGCATCGACGATCCGGCCAAGCACTGGAAGTTCGACATCGCCGATCTCGATGCCCGCAAGCACTGGGACGCGTACCAGTCTGCGTACCGCGACGCACTCGCCGCGACGTCGGCCGAGCATGCGCCGTGGTACGTGATCCCGGCGGATTCGAAGACGCACCGCAACGTGATGATCGCCGAGCTGCTGCTGCGCACGATGACCGACATGAAGCTGGAATTCCCGCCGCCGAAGCCCGAGCTC
- a CDS encoding rod shape-determining protein — MFGFLRSYFSNDLAIDLGTANTLIYMRGKGIVLDEPSVVSIRQEGGPNGKKTIQAVGKEAKQMLGKVPGNIEAIRPMKDGVIADFTVTEQMIKQFIKTAHESRMFSPSPRIIICVPCGSTQVERRAIKEAAHGAGASQVYLIEEPMAAAIGAGLPVSEATGSMVVDIGGGTTEVGVISLGGIVYKGSVRVGGDKFDEAIVNYIRRNYGMLIGEQTAEAIKKEIGSAFPGSEVKEMEVKGRNLSEGIPRSFTISSNEILEALTDPLNQIVSSVKIALEQTPPELGADIAERGMMLTGGGALLRDLDRLLAEETGLPVLVAEDPLTCVVRGSGMALERMDKLGSIFSYE; from the coding sequence ATGTTCGGTTTTTTGCGCAGCTACTTCTCCAACGATCTCGCGATCGACCTCGGCACCGCAAACACCCTGATCTACATGCGCGGCAAGGGCATCGTGCTCGATGAGCCGTCCGTCGTGTCGATTCGCCAGGAAGGCGGCCCCAACGGCAAGAAGACGATCCAGGCGGTCGGCAAGGAAGCCAAGCAGATGCTCGGCAAGGTGCCGGGCAACATCGAGGCGATCCGCCCGATGAAGGACGGCGTGATCGCCGACTTCACCGTCACCGAGCAGATGATCAAGCAGTTCATCAAGACGGCGCACGAGTCGCGCATGTTCTCGCCGTCGCCGCGCATCATCATCTGCGTGCCGTGCGGCTCGACCCAGGTCGAGCGCCGCGCGATCAAGGAAGCCGCGCACGGCGCCGGCGCATCGCAGGTCTACCTGATCGAGGAGCCGATGGCGGCCGCGATCGGTGCTGGCCTGCCGGTGTCGGAAGCCACGGGCTCGATGGTCGTCGACATCGGCGGCGGCACGACGGAAGTCGGCGTGATCTCGCTCGGCGGCATCGTGTACAAGGGCTCGGTGCGCGTCGGCGGCGACAAGTTCGACGAGGCGATCGTCAACTACATCCGCCGCAACTACGGGATGCTGATCGGCGAACAGACCGCCGAGGCGATCAAGAAGGAAATCGGCTCCGCGTTCCCGGGCTCCGAAGTCAAGGAAATGGAAGTGAAGGGCCGCAACCTGTCGGAAGGCATTCCGCGCAGCTTCACGATCTCCAGCAACGAAATCCTCGAAGCGCTGACCGATCCGCTGAACCAGATCGTGTCGTCGGTGAAGATCGCGCTCGAACAGACGCCGCCGGAACTCGGCGCCGACATCGCCGAACGCGGGATGATGCTGACGGGCGGCGGCGCGCTGCTGCGCGACCTCGACCGCCTGCTCGCGGAAGAAACCGGCCTGCCGGTGCTCGTCGCGGAAGATCCGCTCACCTGCGTCGTACGCGGTTCGGGTATGGCGCTCGAGCGCATGGACAAGCTGGGCAGCATCTTCTCGTACGAGTGA
- the gatA gene encoding Asp-tRNA(Asn)/Glu-tRNA(Gln) amidotransferase subunit GatA, giving the protein MHAKSLTELRAALAAKECSAVELAQHYLKRIDAARDLNAFVHVDADLTLAQAKAADAELARGAGGALTGLPIAHKDVFVTRGWRSTAGSKMLANYESPFDATVVARLQAAGMVTLGKTNMDEFAMGSSNENSAFGAVKNPWDTNAVPGGSSGGSSAAVAARLAPAATGTDTGGSIRQPASFAGVTGIKPTYGRVSRYGMIAFASSLDQGGPMAQSASDCALLLNAMAGFDERDSTSLERDDEDFTRHLGQPWAAGNDAAKPLAGLRIGLPNEYFGEGLADDVRATIDAALKAYEALGATLVPVSLPKTELSIPVYYVIAPAEASSNLSRFDGVRFGHRAAQYGDLLDMYKKSRAEGFGPEVKRRILVGAYVLSHGYYDAYYLQAQKIRRIIAQDFQQAFESCDVIMGPASPTVAWDLGAKGDDPVAMYLADIYTLSVSLAGLPGMSVPCGFGAGANAQRPVGLQIIGNYFNEARMLQVADAFQRATDWHKQVPAGV; this is encoded by the coding sequence ATGCACGCAAAAAGCCTGACCGAACTGCGCGCCGCGCTCGCCGCCAAGGAATGCTCGGCCGTCGAGCTCGCGCAGCACTACCTGAAACGGATCGACGCCGCGCGCGACCTGAACGCGTTCGTCCACGTCGACGCCGATCTGACCCTCGCGCAGGCGAAAGCCGCCGACGCGGAACTCGCGCGCGGCGCGGGCGGCGCGCTCACCGGCCTGCCGATCGCGCACAAGGATGTATTCGTCACGCGCGGCTGGCGCTCGACCGCCGGCTCGAAGATGCTCGCGAACTACGAGAGCCCGTTCGACGCGACCGTCGTTGCCCGCCTGCAGGCGGCCGGCATGGTCACGCTCGGCAAGACCAACATGGACGAGTTCGCGATGGGCTCGTCGAACGAGAATTCGGCGTTCGGCGCGGTGAAGAACCCGTGGGACACGAACGCGGTGCCGGGCGGCAGCTCGGGCGGCAGTTCGGCCGCCGTCGCCGCGCGCCTCGCGCCGGCCGCGACCGGCACCGACACCGGCGGCTCGATCCGCCAGCCCGCGTCGTTCGCGGGCGTGACGGGCATCAAGCCGACCTACGGCCGCGTGTCGCGCTACGGGATGATCGCGTTCGCGTCGTCGCTCGACCAGGGCGGCCCGATGGCGCAGAGCGCGTCCGACTGTGCGCTGCTGCTGAACGCGATGGCCGGCTTCGACGAGCGCGACTCGACCAGCCTCGAGCGCGACGACGAGGATTTCACGCGCCACCTCGGCCAGCCGTGGGCGGCCGGCAACGATGCGGCCAAGCCGCTCGCGGGCCTGCGCATCGGCTTGCCGAACGAGTATTTCGGCGAGGGTCTCGCCGACGACGTGCGCGCGACGATCGACGCGGCACTTAAAGCTTATGAAGCGCTCGGCGCGACCCTCGTGCCGGTGTCGCTGCCGAAGACGGAACTGTCGATTCCCGTGTACTACGTGATCGCGCCGGCCGAGGCGTCGTCGAACCTGTCGCGTTTCGACGGCGTGCGCTTCGGCCACCGCGCCGCGCAGTACGGCGACCTGCTCGACATGTACAAGAAGTCGCGCGCCGAAGGCTTCGGCCCCGAGGTGAAGCGCCGGATTCTCGTCGGCGCGTACGTGCTGTCGCACGGCTACTACGACGCGTACTACCTGCAGGCGCAGAAGATCCGCCGCATCATCGCGCAGGATTTCCAGCAAGCATTCGAGTCCTGCGATGTCATCATGGGCCCGGCTTCGCCGACGGTCGCGTGGGATCTCGGCGCGAAGGGCGACGATCCGGTGGCGATGTATCTCGCGGATATCTACACGCTGTCGGTGAGCCTCGCCGGCCTGCCCGGCATGAGCGTGCCGTGCGGCTTCGGTGCGGGCGCGAACGCGCAGCGCCCGGTCGGCCTGCAGATCATCGGCAACTATTTCAACGAAGCCCGGATGCTGCAGGTCGCCGACGCGTTCCAGCGCGCGACCGACTGGCACAAGCAAGTTCCGGCAGGAGTGTGA
- the gatB gene encoding Asp-tRNA(Asn)/Glu-tRNA(Gln) amidotransferase subunit GatB, protein MTQWEVVIGLETHAQLSTVSKIFSGASTQFGAEPNTQACPVDLALPGVLPVLNRGAVERAIRFGLAIGSTIAPRSIFARKNYFYPDLPKGYQISQYEIPVVQGGTITIQVPANEKAGKEAYEKTVNLTRAHLEEDAGKSLHEDFAGATGIDLNRAGTPLLEIVTEPEMRSAAEAVAYAKALHGLVMWLGICDGNMQEGSFRCDANVSVRPVGQEKFGTRAEIKNLNSFRFLEEAINYEVRRQIELIEDGGQVVQETRLYDPDKRETRSMRSKEDAHDYRYFPDPDLMPLVIGQDWIDRVQSGMPELPAAIQQRFVEQYGVSAYDAGVLTSSKAMAAYFEAVVAKAGEANAKIVANWLMGDVSSQLNRDGIEIDAIPVSAAQLALVLQRIADGTISNKIAKEIFATIWDEKADDEGAADRIIDAKGLKQISDTGALEAIIDEVLAANAKSVEEFRAGKEKAFNALIGQAMKATKGKANPQQVNELLKKKLG, encoded by the coding sequence ATGACTCAATGGGAAGTCGTTATCGGTCTCGAGACGCACGCGCAACTGTCGACCGTCTCGAAGATTTTCTCGGGCGCGTCGACGCAGTTCGGCGCCGAGCCGAACACGCAGGCGTGCCCGGTCGACCTGGCGCTGCCGGGCGTGCTGCCGGTGCTGAACCGCGGCGCGGTCGAGCGCGCGATCCGCTTCGGCCTCGCGATCGGCTCGACCATCGCGCCGCGCAGCATCTTCGCGCGCAAGAATTATTTCTATCCCGATCTGCCGAAGGGCTATCAGATCAGCCAGTACGAGATCCCGGTCGTGCAGGGCGGCACGATCACGATCCAGGTGCCCGCCAATGAAAAGGCCGGCAAGGAAGCGTACGAGAAGACCGTCAACCTGACCCGCGCGCACCTCGAGGAAGACGCCGGCAAGTCGCTGCACGAAGACTTCGCCGGGGCGACGGGGATCGACCTGAACCGCGCGGGCACGCCGCTGCTCGAGATCGTCACCGAGCCGGAAATGCGCAGTGCGGCCGAGGCCGTAGCCTATGCGAAAGCGCTGCACGGGCTCGTCATGTGGCTCGGCATCTGCGACGGCAACATGCAGGAAGGCTCGTTCCGCTGCGATGCGAACGTGTCGGTGCGCCCGGTCGGCCAGGAGAAGTTCGGCACGCGCGCGGAAATCAAGAACCTGAATTCGTTCCGCTTCCTCGAGGAAGCGATCAACTACGAAGTGCGTCGCCAGATCGAGCTGATCGAGGACGGCGGCCAAGTCGTGCAGGAAACGCGCCTCTACGATCCGGACAAGCGCGAGACGCGTTCGATGCGCAGCAAGGAAGACGCGCATGATTACCGCTACTTCCCCGACCCCGACCTGATGCCGCTCGTGATCGGGCAGGACTGGATCGACCGCGTGCAGTCCGGGATGCCCGAACTGCCGGCCGCGATCCAGCAGCGCTTCGTCGAGCAATATGGCGTGTCCGCGTACGACGCGGGCGTGCTGACGTCGAGCAAGGCGATGGCCGCGTACTTCGAGGCGGTGGTCGCGAAGGCTGGCGAAGCGAACGCGAAGATCGTCGCGAACTGGTTGATGGGCGACGTGTCGTCGCAACTGAACCGCGACGGCATCGAGATCGACGCGATTCCCGTGTCGGCCGCGCAGCTCGCGCTGGTGCTGCAGCGCATCGCCGACGGCACGATCTCGAACAAGATCGCGAAGGAAATCTTTGCGACGATCTGGGACGAGAAGGCGGATGACGAAGGCGCGGCCGACCGCATCATCGACGCGAAGGGGCTGAAGCAGATCTCCGACACCGGCGCGCTGGAAGCGATCATCGACGAGGTGCTCGCGGCGAATGCGAAGTCGGTCGAGGAATTCCGCGCGGGCAAGGAAAAGGCGTTCAACGCGCTGATCGGCCAGGCGATGAAGGCGACGAAGGGCAAGGCCAATCCGCAGCAGGTCAACGAACTGCTGAAGAAGAAGCTCGGCTGA
- the mreC gene encoding rod shape-determining protein MreC — translation MEYSPPPLFKQGPPALARLIFFVALAIALLVSDARFSTLEIVRGVLGTVLYPLQRAALVPRDLFMGAADIAVTGSSLRHENDDLRKRNLQLSTQANQAAVLAQENVHLRAVLELRQHIATQSTPVEIQYDTSDPFTQKIVIGQGLQQGIQNGAPVVSENGVIGQVTRVFPLQSEVTLVTDRDLAIPVQVLRTGLRSVIYGTPKGDSLDLRFVPTSADLVVGDELVTSGLDGVYPPGLPVAKVVHVDKLADTAFARVTCAPIAAVRGARQMLVLHYQNDIPPRPAELDPAADKNAKGGKKGAKTAAKGEKADKADANAKPAASAKPAPAAPGKPAAAPAKPAAGQPGAQR, via the coding sequence ATGGAATACAGTCCGCCGCCCCTCTTCAAGCAAGGTCCGCCCGCGCTCGCGCGGCTCATCTTCTTCGTTGCCCTCGCCATCGCGCTCCTCGTGTCGGACGCGCGCTTCAGCACGCTCGAAATCGTCCGCGGCGTGCTCGGCACCGTGCTCTATCCGCTGCAGCGCGCGGCGCTCGTGCCGCGCGACCTGTTCATGGGCGCGGCCGACATCGCCGTCACCGGCTCGTCGCTGCGCCACGAGAACGACGACCTCCGCAAGCGCAACCTGCAACTGTCCACGCAGGCCAACCAGGCCGCCGTGCTCGCGCAGGAAAACGTGCATCTGCGCGCGGTGCTCGAACTGCGCCAGCACATCGCGACGCAATCGACGCCGGTCGAGATCCAGTACGACACGAGCGATCCGTTCACGCAGAAGATCGTGATCGGGCAAGGTTTGCAGCAGGGCATCCAGAACGGCGCGCCCGTCGTCAGCGAGAACGGCGTGATCGGCCAGGTCACGCGCGTGTTCCCGCTGCAGTCCGAGGTCACGCTGGTCACCGACCGCGATCTCGCGATTCCCGTGCAGGTGCTGCGCACCGGCCTGCGCAGCGTGATCTACGGCACGCCGAAGGGCGATTCGCTCGACCTGCGCTTCGTGCCGACCAGCGCGGATCTCGTCGTCGGCGACGAGCTCGTCACGAGCGGCCTCGACGGCGTTTATCCCCCCGGCCTGCCGGTCGCGAAGGTCGTACACGTCGACAAGCTCGCCGATACGGCGTTCGCGCGCGTGACCTGCGCGCCGATCGCCGCCGTGCGCGGCGCGCGCCAGATGCTCGTGCTGCATTACCAGAACGACATCCCGCCGCGCCCGGCCGAGCTCGATCCGGCCGCCGACAAGAACGCGAAGGGCGGCAAGAAGGGCGCGAAGACCGCCGCAAAGGGCGAGAAAGCCGACAAGGCCGACGCGAATGCGAAGCCGGCCGCCAGCGCGAAGCCCGCGCCTGCCGCCCCCGGCAAGCCCGCCGCCGCGCCCGCGAAGCCGGCGGCCGGGCAACCAGGAGCCCAGCGATGA